The nucleotide window ctttccttccgttcCACGCTACTGCAAGAGGATGTTCTGCTAATGgtcaaagtctgtctgtctttctataagggggagtggtgggggggtggcgatgcagaggggtgggggtgggggaggggagagactggTCTGTTGTTTTGTTCCACGAGAGGAGTGGCTTTCGCGTatgggattcttttttttttctttttttcatttcgcttgtttcgtttgtttttaggGTAGGTGTGGGTAGGGAGTTGTTGTTAAAAGGGATGGAGTTGGAAATGTGAATGATACTAGGTACCTGAGAACAAGGTTTTTCGTTTTAAAGGATTAAGTTCACACGTTTGAATTTAAcagctttgttttctctctctctctctctcctgcttcgcTGGGTTGATTTGATCCGGGCCGAGGAACGTTTTGTTTGCTTCTCTTGTGGCTGAATGGGAGATGAATAACACGGGATGATGTTGGAGAAGAGGGTTTTGTTTCCGTGAGAAGTAGTGGAACTTCACGATTGAATTCttaacttgtttcttttttttctttcttttttttttttttttaacactgactGGAATATTTTCAGCACTGGTATAGATTGCCCTCAGCGGTTGGTTGGGGCTACTCGACaacaataacactaataataaattctttcttttttttcagtactaTAATGATTATACTGACTTGAAATTTTAGAGGAtccgagtcttcttcttcttatatgcCTGCTTgaaatctttaaaaaataataataataaataaattttaaaaaaaacaaaaacattcgtaatgttggttttattttgttgaatCTACATTTGTTTACACAGAATTTAGCTATCAGTAAAATATGTGAGAAACGTTCATCAGTTGTTGTATGGTGAGTGgttgcttttgtgtttgtttgttgttgttgttgttgtttttcatgttacGTCCAAAAAAGCACCTGTACATCATTAAGAGTAAGCTTGTTACAGTGTAAacaacttttcttttaaatatctcacaaaatCATGTCCAGCCAGCAATGTTGTACACTCCCTTGAAGTGACGGTCTTTGTTTTGGAGGAGGACTGTGTAGGGAAGTTTGGTTTTCATTTGCTCTGCTCGTGCTTGGAAAATGTTCGGTCTTGTCAGTTGGTTGCTGTTAACGGTggttggatttcttttctttttttgggggggtgggggggctagtagggtgggacggggggggggggaggggcaaggaggCTGGggggcctctctctctgtgtgtctctatcactctctccacaTGTTCCAACCTCTACCtttaaagaaagagggagacgatGAAGGATGggtgggacagagaaagagagatcgtagtagcagtagtagtagaagtagtagtatcatcatcatcagcagcagcagcagtagcagtatcatctttttcatcatcatcatcgattcaacttttttttcttctttttttttctttttttattatcaacAAAACTCACCAGCAAACATCTGCAGCAGCGCCGCCATCTTGGCCGTGCCTCTGGTCATCacgtagcatcatcatcatcatcatcatcatcatcatcatcatcatcatcatcatcaccatcatcatcatcatcatcatcatcatcatcatcatcatcatcatcatcatcaccatcatcattaccatcatcatcatcatcatcatcatcatcatcaccatcatcatcatcaccatcatcatcatcatcatcatcaccatcatcatcatcatcatcatcattatcatcaaattcaacttttctttcttttttttttaacaaaactcaCCAGCAAACAACTGCAGCAGGGCCGCCATCTTGACCGTGCCTCTGGTCATCacgtagcatcatcatcatcatcatcatcatcatcaccatcatcatcatcatcatcatcatcatcatcatcattaccatcatcatcatcatcatcatcatcatcattaccatcatcatcatcatcatcatcatcaaattcaacttcttttttttctttttttttaacaaaactcaCCAGCAAACAGCTGCAGAAGGGCCGCCACCTTGGCCGTGCCTCTGGTCATCacgtagcatcatcatcatcatcatcaactctttttttttttattatcaacaAAACTCACCTGCCAACAGCTGCAGAAGGGCCGCCACCTTGGCCGTGCCTTTGGTCATCACGTAGCGCACGCACAGCGCCCAGCCCCCGGCCATGGCCACCAGCAGGGCCACCGCGGACCCCACGCCGCAAATCACCGTGCCCATCTGCCACCACACGCTGGGGATGTCCGCAAAGCGCGTGTACCGCCCGCACTCTCGCACCATCTCCACCCGAGGGGGCCCGAGGTCCacagcacccacacccacaccaccacccccaccaccaccgccacctagctgcctcctccctacccctccttcccttccgctACTGATAACGCCTCCTCCATCCACAACgtcgttgatgttgtcgttgtcgttgtcgtcgtcgtcgctacgacttcttctccttcttttgccGTCGATGTCGCTTTGatcactgttgctactgctgagcACCAGACGCGGGTAGTTGCATCGTCTGAAGATACCCAGGAAtactggggtggggggaggaaggttcgtggaggaagggggagcgTTAAGAGGGGGCACgtggggggcggggacgggggcgGAGGGCGTGGGagagggacgaggaggaggaggaggaggagagggcgggTAGGTCCCGTGCAGCCAGTACGGGAGGAAGAAGCCGGAGGAGGCGCCCAGGGCGGCCAGGACAGAAAGGGTTAACCACACGATGCCCACGCTGCTCAGCTCCGtcatggtgatgggtggtggtcagtgtggtcagtgctcagtggtcagtgtggtccacagtggtcagtgtggtccacagtggtcagtgtggtcagtgttcagtgtggtccacagtggtcagtgtggtccacagtggtcagtgtggtcagtggtcacctcTCTGAAACATtgcaacgatgataataatgaggagaagaaggaggggaagaagaagaagaagccgaagatgatgatgatgatgatgagaagaagaagaaggaggaggaggaggaggataatgatgatggatgatgatgatgatgatgatgatgatgatgattcttcttcttcttcttcttcttcatcatcatcatcatcatcatcatcattttcatggaGAGAGTGGGTGAAGACTTTATAGaatgagtgggagggagggggataaggaTTTATGGAGGGACCTTTAGGGAATGAGTGGACGAGGGATTTATGAGGGGAGTGAGTGAATGGTTTATTTGTGGAGGAAGGGATTTATGGAAGAAGTCGGTGAGGGATTCAAGGAGGAGGGGACGATCTATAAGCGGAGGGGGAGGGATTtatggagggagtgggtgggaattcagatatatatatatatatatatcataattcaAAAGGGATTCATGGGGACAGCtgctacagagaaagagagttactGAGGGTGTGGTTGAGAGAGTTACGGAGAAAGGCatttcgggggggaggggtgtgggcgcAGGTGAGGGGAAGGGAATAGTGAGTCGGTGACCAAGAAGatacgggggtggtggtggggggggggggggggagggggggattggtgaGGTAGAGATGGGGTTGTGGAAGAACTGAGGGTGTTAGTTAAAGGACGTGATTATgtcagtgagtgactgagtgagtaaaacgaagaagaggagcaggaatcagacgaagaagaagaaatggaataaTGAATA belongs to Babylonia areolata isolate BAREFJ2019XMU chromosome 13, ASM4173473v1, whole genome shotgun sequence and includes:
- the LOC143288884 gene encoding LHFPL tetraspan subfamily member 6 protein-like; the encoded protein is MTELSSVGIVWLTLSVLAALGASSGFFLPYWLHGTYPPSPPPPPPRPSPTPSAPVPAPHVPPLNAPPSSTNLPPPTPVFLGIFRRCNYPRLVLSSSNSDQSDIDGKRRRRSRSDDDDNDNDNINDVVDGGGVISSGREGGVGRRQLGGGGGGGGGVGVGAVDLGPPRVEMVRECGRYTRFADIPSVWWQMGTVICGVGSAVALLVAMAGGWALCVRYVMTKGTAKVAALLQLLAGLLIGGGVALYPLGWDSQEVRQVCGPSASAFRLGNCELFWAFYLTASSGGLTLLCSILALCAPSSKADYT